The following proteins are co-located in the Apium graveolens cultivar Ventura chromosome 5, ASM990537v1, whole genome shotgun sequence genome:
- the LOC141662044 gene encoding uncharacterized protein LOC141662044, translating to MAEYICFFNKDTLIIKRPKKSPRFLRMIVLVFLMVCSVMICSFCLQQINHSKSKFANLKVIVRPCQDYVFNHSRLPFLTFPRPKTFCRAECACNPVRLFAILSTQRSGSGWFETLLNSHINVSSNGEIFSVKERRDNVSSIVRTLDKVYNLDWFTSASKNQCSAAIGFKWMLNQGLLENHKEIAEYFSSKGVSVILLFRRNTLRRMVSMLANSYDRHAKLLNGTHKSHVHSFEEADTLSRYRPTINSKTLINDLKQMESAVTKAIEYFNSTRHIILYYEDLIKNSTKLDEVQKFLGLPRMNLTSHQVKIHRGPLWEHIENWTDVNKTLGGTPYESFLSVDY from the exons ATGGCTGAATACATCTGTTTCTTCAACAAG GACACACTTATCATTAAGCGGCCCAAAAAATCGCCTAGATTCTTAAGGATGATAGTCTTGGTTTTTTTGATGGTATGCAGTGTTATGATTTGCTCATTCTGTCTTCAACAAATAAACCACAGCAAGTCTAAATTTGCCAATTTGAAAGTCATTGTGAGGCCTTGTCAAGATTACGTGTTCAATCACTCTCGACTTCCCTTCTTGACTTTCCCGAGACCCAAAACATTTTGCAG GGCGGAGTGTGCTTGTAATCCTGTACGGTTATTTGCCATATTATCAACTCAGAGATCTGGAAGTGGATGGTTCGAGACACTATTAAATAGTCATATTAATGTAAGTTCCAATGGAGAAATATTCTCTGTCAAAGAAAGAAGGGATAATGTTTCTTCAATAGTGAGAACTCTGGATAAAGTCTACAATTTGGACTGGTTTACTAGTGCTTCCAAGAATCAGTGCTCAGCTGCCATTGGCTTCAAATGGATGCTAAATCAG GGCTTGCTGGAGAATCATAAAGAAATTGCAGAGTACTTCAGCAGCAAGGGTGTATCTGTAATACTTCTTTTCCGAAGAAATACACTGCGTCGAATGGTCTCAATGCTTGCAAATTCATATGACCGGCATGCTAAGTTATTAAATGGCACCCACAAGTCACACGTGCACTCGTTTGAAGAG GCTGATACACTATCAAGATACAGACCAACCATCAATTCTAAAACTTTAATTAATGATTTGAAACAAATGGAATCCGCAGTAACAAAGGCGATAGAGTACTTTAACAGCACTCGGCATATCATTTTATACTATGAGGATCTAATCAAGAACAGCACT AAACTGGATGAAGTTCAGAAGTTTCTAGGATTGCCTCGAATGAACTTGACAAGCCACCAGGTTAAGATACACAGAGGACCTTTGTGGGAACACATTGAGAACTGGACTGATGTAAACAAGACGCTTGGGGGAACGCCTTATGAGAGCTTTCTTAGTGTTGACTATTAA